Below is a genomic region from Candidatus Bathyarchaeota archaeon.
TTTTGCCGAGGTATTCTGCTGCTGTTAGAACTTTTTTATCCTTTTCTTTTGCTTTTTCGTAGACTTGACGAACTCTTTCTCTGTATTTTGGTTCTCTTAGTAGGTGGTGGTCATAAATTATTAGTTTAAGCCTTCTTGTTTCTTCTATTATTTTTACGGTGTTTTTTACTGTTCTTCTTAGGTTGATTAGGTTTAGCATGTAAGGTATTAGGTATGTGCTTGGGCCGTCTAGGATTAGGACGTTTGGGTCTTCTTTTATTATCCATTCTGCGTAGTCTTCGATTGTTGGCCCTTGCAGGTCTGACGTGTGGATTATTTTCTCGTCTTTATACGTGATCGCTGTTGCAATGACCCACCCAACCCTTGCGAATTCTATTCCGTGGAAAAGCGGCTTAGTGAACTTGACAATTGTCTTTCCGAACTTGAATTCTCTTCCGTCCGCGAATTTAATTTGGCATTTTCTAAACTTTAGCTCTGGAATATGTTTGTAGGAATTCCATTTTTCAACTCTTGCTTGGAACCATTTCTTACCCTTTTCTAAAAGTTCCTTTTTTCTTGCGTTGTAGTCGCCGTAGTCTATGCTCATTGCAAGCGGTATTTCCTTAAGTGGATCTGGGTAATTCTTTCTTTCCTTTTCTTCTAGCAGGTTTTCGAGTTCTGTTTTGCCAAAAGCTGTACATATGTTGTTGTAGAAGTTTTCTGCTCTTTTCCTTTGGGAATCGTTAATGTATTCGTTTGGGTTTTTTGCTAAAACGAGTTTTTCTTTGTATATGGCTTTGTCGAAGTCTGTGAAGTGGTCGTAGTGATAATGGGAGATAACTATGACTTCGGCTTTTTCCGACGCTTTCTTAACAGCCTTCTCAGCTTTTCTCAGCCAGTAAAGCTTCTTTGCCAAAGGCGCAGGAAAACTCGGCTGCATTACTGCTGCTCCAGGATCAATTAAAATTGAAACATCCGGAGTTTCCACTAAAGTGCATGTTGACTTTGCGCCTAAAGAGTCGAACCAGACGAAGCTGAAACGTATATGTTTCATGATTTCCCGCTTGCCTTGCTTAAAGACTTCCAACCCTTTTCAGCCTATACCTTTCATAAATTAAGTCGACGTCTTTTCCGTCAACTATGAATTCTACCTTAAGCTTTCCACTGCCTTGAAGGGTATAAAACGTTTTTACACTTCCTTCCAAGTTTTCTGGGAAAAGAGGAATTACCTCCTCCATGTATTTGTCCTTAATTACTATGCATAAGAAAGAGCCTTTCTTTACTACTTGGGCGTCCATTGTCCCCTTGTAGGTTTCATAGCGTCCAGTTAATGCTTCAAGCTGTTTTTCCATTTTTATGAATGGAAGTTCTTCAGGGTTTCTTCCAAGCATTAGTGCTAGTCCGTACATTCCCAACTGTGAAAGTGGGTAGCCGCTTCCGTTGGCTAGGAGGGCTATTCCAATTTTTCTTTCTGGAACATAGCCCATATAGGCCGTGGCTGTTAGAACCGAGCCGCCGTGCCCTACAAGCCTATAGCCTAAAAAGTTGGGAACAGTCATTAAGCCGTATCCGTAGGCTTCTCCGCCGAATACCTGAATGGGCAGTTTTATCCTTGGCTTTTCCATTTCTTCTATAAGTTCTGAAGGTAATATTCTGTTTCCGTTGTATTCGCCGCGGTTAAGGTACATGGTTATGTAGCGGGCTAAGTCCATGACGTTGCTTATTAAGCCCCCGTCAGCTGTTAAAGAGTATACGTATCCAGACTCTTTTTGTTCCCCTTCCTTAGTTATGATGTAGGGAACAGCCGCATCCTTGTCTGCTTCAAGTTTTTCCCTTCCAAAAAATGTTCGGTTCATGCCTAAAGGCTCTAGAATATGTTTTCTTACATATTCTCTGTAATCCATTCCTGAAATCTTCTCTATAATATAGCCTAAAAGCAGATATCCCTCATTTAGGTAGAACCATCTTTCGCCGGGTTTTGTCACAGCCCATTTTTCAGCT
It encodes:
- a CDS encoding MBL fold metallo-hydrolase, which produces MKHIRFSFVWFDSLGAKSTCTLVETPDVSILIDPGAAVMQPSFPAPLAKKLYWLRKAEKAVKKASEKAEVIVISHYHYDHFTDFDKAIYKEKLVLAKNPNEYINDSQRKRAENFYNNICTAFGKTELENLLEEKERKNYPDPLKEIPLAMSIDYGDYNARKKELLEKGKKWFQARVEKWNSYKHIPELKFRKCQIKFADGREFKFGKTIVKFTKPLFHGIEFARVGWVIATAITYKDEKIIHTSDLQGPTIEDYAEWIIKEDPNVLILDGPSTYLIPYMLNLINLRRTVKNTVKIIEETRRLKLIIYDHHLLREPKYRERVRQVYEKAKEKDKKVLTAAEYLGKKPVVLKENH
- a CDS encoding serine hydrolase, yielding MSKTHLPAISVAVVEDGKVVYSKGFGLRNKAYGFRATANTLYAIGSVTKSFTALSIMQLVNEGKLNLEDPVGKYAPLDLKSMGEPVRVWHLLTHSSGIPALAYAEAIIRYATGAGGKWIPMATYDELFTFMREAEKWAVTKPGERWFYLNEGYLLLGYIIEKISGMDYREYVRKHILEPLGMNRTFFGREKLEADKDAAVPYIITKEGEQKESGYVYSLTADGGLISNVMDLARYITMYLNRGEYNGNRILPSELIEEMEKPRIKLPIQVFGGEAYGYGLMTVPNFLGYRLVGHGGSVLTATAYMGYVPERKIGIALLANGSGYPLSQLGMYGLALMLGRNPEELPFIKMEKQLEALTGRYETYKGTMDAQVVKKGSFLCIVIKDKYMEEVIPLFPENLEGSVKTFYTLQGSGKLKVEFIVDGKDVDLIYERYRLKRVGSL